In the Helianthus annuus cultivar XRQ/B chromosome 11, HanXRQr2.0-SUNRISE, whole genome shotgun sequence genome, one interval contains:
- the LOC110879550 gene encoding probably inactive leucine-rich repeat receptor-like protein kinase At5g48380 isoform X1, which yields MTRVQLMRTLDTRLIIYAFVWILISCISTNAVQSDIDCLKSIKESLQDPENLLSSWDFNNSTEGFICKFGGVECWHPDESKVLNIHLSDMGLKGRFPLALKNCTSLTGLDLSSNNLDGPLPVNLSNFIPYVTSLDLSSNKLSGEIPVSMANLSFLNVLKLDNNQFTGQIPLDLSRLDRIKEFSVTNNRLTGQVPALKKGSVSADSYAGNLGLCGDPLPLCEGSTKKARTGVIIGAALGSAATVALVVGGGMLFVMRKVVRKKKEEDPDENKWARSIKGTKKIKLSMFENPVSKMRLSDLMKATNSFSKDNIIGSGRTGSLYKATLEDSTSLMIKRLHDTQHSEKEFASEMATLGNVKHRNLVPLLGFCVTKHERLLVYKYMPNGTLHDNLHPVGKNVSNMEWWVRLKVAIGSAKGFAWLHHNCNPRILHRNISSKCILLDQDCEPRISDFGLARLMNPVDTHLSTFVNGEFGDIGYVAPEYTRTLVATPKGDVYSFGVVLLELVTGEKPTHVAKAPDSFKGSLAEWISDLSSQSKLQDSIDESLVGKGYDHEVCQILKVACSCVLSGHKERPTMFEVYQFLRAIGEKYNFTTDNEILVPTDTGDAGDIELIVARDMKPKN from the exons ATGACTCGTGTCCAACTGATGAGAACACTTGATACACGATTGATAATTTACGCGTTCGTTTGGATCCTTATATCTTGTATTTCCACCAATGCTGTTCAAAGCGACATCGATTGCCTCAAATCCATTAAGGAATCACTTCAAGATCCCGAAAACCTACTTTCTTCGTGGGATTTCAATAACAGTACTGAAGGTTTCATATGTAAATTTGGAGGTGTTGAGTGCTGGCATCCGGATGAAAGTAAAGTTCTAAATATTCATCTTTCTGACATGGGGTTAAAGGGTCGGTTTCCTCTCGCTCTCAAAAACTGCACTTCGTTAACGGGCTTGGATCTTTCAAGCAATAATCTTGATGGACCTCTCCCGGTCAACTTGTCCAATTTCATTCCATATGTCACCAGTCTTGATCTTTCATCAAACAAGTTATCTGGAGAGATCCCGGTGAGTATGGCAAACTTATCATTTCTTAATGTTCTTAAGCTCGATAACAACCAGTTTACGGGTCAGATCCCGCTAGATTTGAGCAGGCTTGATCGGATTAAGGAGTTTAGTGTTACTAATAACCGTTTGACGGGCCAAGTTCCGGCTCTTAAAAAGGGTTCTGTTTCTGCTGATAGCTACGCTGGGAATCTTGGATTGTGTGGGGATCCTTTGCCTCTTTGTGAGGGTAGTACTAAGAAAGCGCGTACAGGTGTAATCATTGGGGCGGCACTTGGCAGTGCTGCTACTGTTGCGTTAGTTGTAGGTGGCGGGATGTTGTTTGTTATGAGAAAAGTTGTtagaaagaaaaaagaagaagatccTGATGAAAATAAATGGGCCCGGAGTATCAAAGGAACCAAAAAGATCAAG CTCTCAATGTTTGAAAATCCAGTTTCAAAGATGAGATTGAGTGATCTTATGAAAGCCACCAACAGTTTTAGCAAAGACAACATAATCGGGTCGGGAAGAACGGGTTCTTTATACAAAGCAACACTTGAAGACAGTACCTCGCTTATGATAAAAAGATTACACGACACTCAGCATTCCGAGAAAGAATTTGCATCAGAAATGGCAACACTTGGGAACGTGAAACACCGGAACCTGGTCCCACTTTTAGGCTTTTGTGTCACAAAACACGAACGGCTTTTAGTCTACAAATACATGCCAAACGGTACCCTGCACGACAATCTACACCCCGTTGGCAAAAATGTGTCAAATATGGAATGGTGGGTCCGGTTAAAAGTGGCTATTGGTTCAGCCAAAGGGTTCGCGTGGCTCCACCATAACTGTAACCCACGTATCCTTCATAGAAACATAAGCTCGAAATGCATCTTACTGGATCAAGATTGCGAGCCCAGAATATCTGATTTTGGGCTTGCTAGGCTTATGAACCCGGTGGACACCCATTTAAGTACTTTTGTGAACGGTGAGTTTGGTGATATCGGTTATGTGGCACCTGAATATACACGTACTCTAGTGGCCACCCCTAAAGGTGATGTTTATAGCTTTGGGGTAGTGCTTTTGGAGCTAGTAACGGGTGAAAAACCGACCCATGTGGCTAAAGCTCCTGACAGCTTTAAGGGTAGTTTAGCCGAATGGATTTCTGATCTATCGTCGCAATCAAAACTTCAAGATTCCATTGATGAGTCATTAGTCGGGAAAGGATATGATCATGAGGTGTGTCAAATTCTTAAGGTTGCGTGTAGTTGTGTGTTGTCGGGTCATAAGGAACGACCCACGATGTTTGAAGTGTACCAGTTTTTGCGGGCTATTGGCGAAAAGTACAACTTTACCACGGACAATGAGATTTTGGTACCAACTGATACGGGTGATGCAGGTGATATAGAGCTCATTGTGGCCCGGGATATGAAACCGAAGAATTGA
- the LOC110879550 gene encoding probably inactive leucine-rich repeat receptor-like protein kinase At5g48380 isoform X2 — MTRVQLMRTLDTRLIIYAFVWILISCISTNAVQSDIDCLKSIKESLQDPENLLSSWDFNNSTEGFICKFGGVECWHPDESKVLNIHLSDMGLKGLKLDNNQFTGQIPLDLSRLDRIKEFSVTNNRLTGQVPALKKGSVSADSYAGNLGLCGDPLPLCEGSTKKARTGVIIGAALGSAATVALVVGGGMLFVMRKVVRKKKEEDPDENKWARSIKGTKKIKLSMFENPVSKMRLSDLMKATNSFSKDNIIGSGRTGSLYKATLEDSTSLMIKRLHDTQHSEKEFASEMATLGNVKHRNLVPLLGFCVTKHERLLVYKYMPNGTLHDNLHPVGKNVSNMEWWVRLKVAIGSAKGFAWLHHNCNPRILHRNISSKCILLDQDCEPRISDFGLARLMNPVDTHLSTFVNGEFGDIGYVAPEYTRTLVATPKGDVYSFGVVLLELVTGEKPTHVAKAPDSFKGSLAEWISDLSSQSKLQDSIDESLVGKGYDHEVCQILKVACSCVLSGHKERPTMFEVYQFLRAIGEKYNFTTDNEILVPTDTGDAGDIELIVARDMKPKN; from the exons ATGACTCGTGTCCAACTGATGAGAACACTTGATACACGATTGATAATTTACGCGTTCGTTTGGATCCTTATATCTTGTATTTCCACCAATGCTGTTCAAAGCGACATCGATTGCCTCAAATCCATTAAGGAATCACTTCAAGATCCCGAAAACCTACTTTCTTCGTGGGATTTCAATAACAGTACTGAAGGTTTCATATGTAAATTTGGAGGTGTTGAGTGCTGGCATCCGGATGAAAGTAAAGTTCTAAATATTCATCTTTCTGACATGGGGTTAAAGGG TCTTAAGCTCGATAACAACCAGTTTACGGGTCAGATCCCGCTAGATTTGAGCAGGCTTGATCGGATTAAGGAGTTTAGTGTTACTAATAACCGTTTGACGGGCCAAGTTCCGGCTCTTAAAAAGGGTTCTGTTTCTGCTGATAGCTACGCTGGGAATCTTGGATTGTGTGGGGATCCTTTGCCTCTTTGTGAGGGTAGTACTAAGAAAGCGCGTACAGGTGTAATCATTGGGGCGGCACTTGGCAGTGCTGCTACTGTTGCGTTAGTTGTAGGTGGCGGGATGTTGTTTGTTATGAGAAAAGTTGTtagaaagaaaaaagaagaagatccTGATGAAAATAAATGGGCCCGGAGTATCAAAGGAACCAAAAAGATCAAG CTCTCAATGTTTGAAAATCCAGTTTCAAAGATGAGATTGAGTGATCTTATGAAAGCCACCAACAGTTTTAGCAAAGACAACATAATCGGGTCGGGAAGAACGGGTTCTTTATACAAAGCAACACTTGAAGACAGTACCTCGCTTATGATAAAAAGATTACACGACACTCAGCATTCCGAGAAAGAATTTGCATCAGAAATGGCAACACTTGGGAACGTGAAACACCGGAACCTGGTCCCACTTTTAGGCTTTTGTGTCACAAAACACGAACGGCTTTTAGTCTACAAATACATGCCAAACGGTACCCTGCACGACAATCTACACCCCGTTGGCAAAAATGTGTCAAATATGGAATGGTGGGTCCGGTTAAAAGTGGCTATTGGTTCAGCCAAAGGGTTCGCGTGGCTCCACCATAACTGTAACCCACGTATCCTTCATAGAAACATAAGCTCGAAATGCATCTTACTGGATCAAGATTGCGAGCCCAGAATATCTGATTTTGGGCTTGCTAGGCTTATGAACCCGGTGGACACCCATTTAAGTACTTTTGTGAACGGTGAGTTTGGTGATATCGGTTATGTGGCACCTGAATATACACGTACTCTAGTGGCCACCCCTAAAGGTGATGTTTATAGCTTTGGGGTAGTGCTTTTGGAGCTAGTAACGGGTGAAAAACCGACCCATGTGGCTAAAGCTCCTGACAGCTTTAAGGGTAGTTTAGCCGAATGGATTTCTGATCTATCGTCGCAATCAAAACTTCAAGATTCCATTGATGAGTCATTAGTCGGGAAAGGATATGATCATGAGGTGTGTCAAATTCTTAAGGTTGCGTGTAGTTGTGTGTTGTCGGGTCATAAGGAACGACCCACGATGTTTGAAGTGTACCAGTTTTTGCGGGCTATTGGCGAAAAGTACAACTTTACCACGGACAATGAGATTTTGGTACCAACTGATACGGGTGATGCAGGTGATATAGAGCTCATTGTGGCCCGGGATATGAAACCGAAGAATTGA
- the LOC110932155 gene encoding uncharacterized protein LOC110932155: MSSSSSSGSTDTREALKYFINTVVTATQLIMEEEEEEVSSQPRNRNPAINRDREGAHERLVADYFADEPLYSETMFRRRFRMSRRLFLRMADDLAFYDPFFTLRYDARGKRGFTTLQKCTTAIRQLAYGTAADAWDEYLKMSERTARECLYKFCKFVVRLYSKKYLRKPSYNEVQQLYQHHKATHGFPGMLGSIDCMHWPWRNCPTAWRVMYTPGDQGHPTIILEAVASQDLWIWHAFFGIPGSNNDVNVLQNYEIFDNVIKGTGPDTRFMVSGVEYRLEYYLAYGIYPQYSTIVKTVRQQPDEKRKKFAKFQEAARKDIERCFGILQQR, encoded by the exons ATGTCATCTTCCTCTTCGTCGGGTTCGACGGATACCAGAGAAgccttaaaatattttataaacaCGGTGGTAACCGCGACACAACTAATTATGGAAGAAGAGGAGGAGGAGGTTTCGTCACAACCACGAAACAGGAACCCGGCCATCAACCGAGACCGAGAAG GTGCTCACGAAAGATTAGTCGCCGATTACTTTGCCGACGAACCGTTGTACTCGGAGACTATGTTTAGACGCCGTTTCCGAATGAGTCGTCGACTGTTCTTACGTATGGCCGACGATTTAGCCTTTTATGACCCTTTTTTTACATTGCGATACGATGCTAGAGGCAAAAGGGGCTTCACCACCTTACAGAAATGCACTACGGCGATTCGTCAACTAGCTTATGGGACAGCAGCCGATGCTTGGGACGAATACTTAAAGATGTCCGAAAGAACTGCTAGAGAATGTCTATACAAGTTTTGCAAATTTGTGGTGAGGCTCTACAGCAAAAAATATTTGCGAAAACCGAGTTACAATGAGGTACAACAATTGTATCAACACCACAAAGCAACGCACGGTTTTccaggaatgctcgggagcattgattgcatgcatTGGCCATGGCGGAATTGTCCTACCGCATGGCGAGTAATGTATACGCCAGGCGATCAAGGACATCCAACAATAATTCTAGAAGCTGTTGCGTCTCAAGACctatggatttggcatgctttctTTGGGATTCCTGGTTCGAATAACGACGTCAACGTTCTACAAAATTACGAGATTTTTGACAATGTTATAAAAGGGACCGGTCCTGATACGAGGTTTATGGTTTCGGGAGTGGAGTACAGGCTCGAGTATTATCTGGCCTATGGAATATACCCACAGTACTCTACAATTGTTAAAACTGTTAGGCAACAGCCAGatgaaaaaagaaagaaatttgccAAGTTTCAAGAAGCGGcgagaaaagatattgaacggtGTTTTGGTATTCTCCAACAAAGATGA
- the LOC110879601 gene encoding probable mediator of RNA polymerase II transcription subunit 19b isoform X1 translates to MDPETKNFGKGPRELTGAVDLISCYKLLPHYEFFCKKSLPLSISDTHYLHDIVGDTDIRKGEGMQLDQLIHNSSLSRDATNTRIQPFDLNTLAEAFQLRDTAPVDLPSSEKGMATIAGKSRSESKDKEKKHKKHKDKEHKKHKHRHKDRSKDKDKEKKKDKSSHHDKKRKYDGNEDVSDIHKQKKSKHKNSKIEEIGAFKIAA, encoded by the exons ATGGATCCTGAAACAAAGAATTTTGGAAAAG GACCAAGGGAACTCACGGGCGCTGTGGATCTTATAAGTTGCTATAAATTGTTACCGCACTATGAGTTTTTCTGCAAGAAGTCGCTTCCGTTGTCAATCTCAGATACACATTACCTTCATGATATTGTTGGAGACACAGATATCAGAAAAGGCGAAGGGATGCAATTGGATCAGCTTATTCACAACTCATCCTTATCTAGAGATGCAACAAACACACGCATACAGCCGTTTGACCTAAATACCCTGGCTGAAGCCTTTCAACTTAGGGACACTGCACCCGTTGACCTCCCATCT TCCGAGAAAGGGATGGCCACTATAGCTGGAAAATCAAGAAGTGAATCAAAAGACAAGGAAAAGAAGCATAAAAAGCACAAGGACAAAGAGCATAAAAAACATAAACATCGGCATAAAGATCGAAGTAAAGATAAGGACAAAGAAAAAAAGAAGGATAAAAGCAGTCATCATGACAAG AAAAGGAAGTATGATGGAAACGAAGATGTCAGTGACATTCACAAGCAGAAGAAAAGTAAG CATAAGAACTCAAAGATTGAAGAGATAGGAGCGTTTAAGATAGCAGCTTGA
- the LOC110879601 gene encoding probable mediator of RNA polymerase II transcription subunit 19b isoform X2 translates to MDPETKNFGKGPRELTGAVDLISCYKLLPHYEFFCKKSLPLSISDTHYLHDIVGDTDIRKGEGMQLDQLIHNSSLSRDATNTRIQPFDLNTLAEAFQLRDTAPVDLPSSEKGMATIAGKSRSESKDKEKKHKKHKDKEHKKHKHRHKDRSKDKDKEKKKDKSSHHDKKRKYDGNEDVSDIHKQKKT, encoded by the exons ATGGATCCTGAAACAAAGAATTTTGGAAAAG GACCAAGGGAACTCACGGGCGCTGTGGATCTTATAAGTTGCTATAAATTGTTACCGCACTATGAGTTTTTCTGCAAGAAGTCGCTTCCGTTGTCAATCTCAGATACACATTACCTTCATGATATTGTTGGAGACACAGATATCAGAAAAGGCGAAGGGATGCAATTGGATCAGCTTATTCACAACTCATCCTTATCTAGAGATGCAACAAACACACGCATACAGCCGTTTGACCTAAATACCCTGGCTGAAGCCTTTCAACTTAGGGACACTGCACCCGTTGACCTCCCATCT TCCGAGAAAGGGATGGCCACTATAGCTGGAAAATCAAGAAGTGAATCAAAAGACAAGGAAAAGAAGCATAAAAAGCACAAGGACAAAGAGCATAAAAAACATAAACATCGGCATAAAGATCGAAGTAAAGATAAGGACAAAGAAAAAAAGAAGGATAAAAGCAGTCATCATGACAAG AAAAGGAAGTATGATGGAAACGAAGATGTCAGTGACATTCACAAGCAGAAGAAAA CATAA